One Vallitalea pronyensis genomic region harbors:
- a CDS encoding NosD domain-containing protein, with product MSTYYVSRAGLSIGEALDTCQPGDHILITDRYFDTEKDIVICKDHITLAGKTISTLVGIRAIGIRITGNQVTLKNLELKGFDDTGILIEGDKAIIEHCYICHNGGCGMLITGHESIIQHNSIYLNNTIRSSGFKIIKGTGICLEGKDHKINHNLCMFHYDYGIYSHYPLNQTRIAHNSIKCLNQHDWEYKKNCDIAIMDPRSSHNDIKANNLYSYTGVILAGPHNIIHQNRFAENKIGCMLAGSHNQVNHNVIMKADKVGIDVQKGMNHIIKNVISKSVESGIKIASDHNRIASNLLTGNTQAIHNEGHENVLENNAFYNNEQDVIIPHEDMQEGGSE from the coding sequence TTGAGTACGTATTATGTATCAAGAGCAGGCCTTAGCATTGGAGAAGCTCTTGATACGTGTCAACCTGGTGATCATATTCTGATAACAGATCGTTATTTTGATACAGAAAAAGACATTGTGATTTGTAAAGATCATATTACCTTAGCCGGTAAAACAATAAGTACATTGGTTGGTATAAGAGCTATTGGTATACGCATCACAGGCAATCAGGTGACACTCAAAAACCTTGAACTGAAAGGGTTTGATGATACAGGTATCCTAATTGAAGGCGATAAAGCGATCATAGAGCACTGCTATATTTGTCATAATGGTGGCTGTGGTATGTTGATAACAGGTCATGAAAGCATCATTCAACATAATAGCATTTATTTAAATAACACCATTCGTTCAAGTGGTTTTAAGATTATAAAAGGGACAGGTATCTGTCTTGAAGGGAAAGATCATAAGATTAATCATAATCTATGTATGTTCCACTATGATTATGGTATTTACAGTCATTACCCATTAAATCAGACACGAATAGCACACAATAGTATTAAATGTCTGAACCAACATGATTGGGAATATAAGAAAAATTGCGATATTGCTATTATGGATCCTAGGTCCAGTCATAATGATATAAAAGCCAATAATCTATATAGCTATACGGGTGTTATACTTGCTGGTCCACATAATATAATCCATCAAAATAGGTTTGCAGAGAATAAAATAGGATGTATGTTAGCAGGTAGCCACAATCAAGTTAACCATAATGTCATCATGAAAGCTGATAAGGTAGGTATTGATGTACAAAAGGGTATGAATCACATTATAAAAAATGTCATTAGTAAATCCGTAGAAAGTGGTATAAAAATAGCATCCGATCATAATAGGATTGCCTCCAATTTATTAACGGGCAATACCCAAGCTATACACAATGAAGGTCATGAGAATGTACTTGAAAACAATGCATTCTATAACAATGAACAAGATGTAATCATTCCACATGAGGATATGCAGGAAGGAGGGAGTGAATAA